In Phycisphaerales bacterium, the sequence CGGAACCTGACGCAGGATCTCCGCCAGCGCGTCCTCGACGGCCGCCGACGCCGCGCCCACCGCCCCGCGCGCGATCACGCGGTGCGGCACGACTACCCCGAGATTGTCCGTGATGTCCGGCGGGATGACATAGTCGCGCCCGTCCATGAGCGCCGTCGCCCGCGCCACCTGTGCCAACGCCAGCCCGCCGCGCGGCGACAACCCAAGCGCCAGCGCCCCGCTCCGCCGGCTCGCCCCCGCGATCGCCACGATGTAATCCGCCAGCGCCGGCGCGAGTTTCACGCCATCGACGAGCGATTGCAACTCGATCAACTCCGTCGCCGAGAGGACCGGCTGGAGTTCGTGGAGCCGCACGCCCGAGGGCCGGAGGTCCAGGATCCGCCGCTCGTCCGCCGGGTCGGGGTACCCCAGCGCGATGCGCATCAGGAAGCGGTCCAACTGGTTCTCGGGAAGGGGATACGTCCCCTCGAACTCCGCCGGGTTCTGCGTCGCGATCAGGAGGAACGGCGTCGGGAGCGCGATCGTCTTCCCCTCCGTCGTCACTGTTCCCTCGCCCATCGCCTCGAGGAGCGCCGCCTGCGTTCGCGGCGGCGTCCGGTTGATCTCGTCGGCCAGCACCACCTGCGCGAAGATCGGCCCGGGCTTGAACGTGAACGCCCCGGCCCCTGTCGCCGGGTTGCGGTCATAGACGCTCACCCCCAGCACGTCGGAGGGGAGCATGTCGGGCGTCAACTGGATCCGCGAGAAGGAGCAGTCGATCGAGCGCGCCAGGGCCGTCGCGAGGACGGTCTTGCCGACGCCCGGCACGTCCTCGATGAGCAGGTGCCCGCGCGCGAGCACGCAGCGGATGAGGTGATCCACGCTCCGTGAATCCCCCAGATACACACGCCGGATGTTCTCTCGCAGCCGCGAGATGCGCTCGTGCATGGACAGGCCCCAACCCGAAAACCACTCGAAAACAGCCAGCAAACCAACGCCGTCGCCCCGCGATCCCGCCCCCGCGACGCCACCCCTCGCCGACGAGGACGGCAGTATAGCAGAAGGCCCCACGACCCCCGATTCGACGTCCAGCCCCTCTATGGTTCCACCCTTCGGCGCCCACACCCAGGGACCACACGCGTCCCACCCCCCACGCGCCCATTGAGAGAGGTCGCTCACATGTCCGATTCGGAGGGCCGCCAACCCGCGCCGAACAATCCATCCGGCCCCGACGCCCGCGAGCACCGCTCAACGGAGACGTCGCCGCGAACGTCTGACGACTCGCCGGTCTCAACGCCCGCGCGCCCCCTCGACCTCGACGAACTCACCGGCCTCCTCCCCTGCGTTCGCTGCAAGTACAACCTCAAGGGGCTCACCGTCACCGGCATGTGCCCCGAGTGCGGCACCTCCGTCCGCACCACTCTCCTCGCCGTTGTCGATCCCCTCGCCCGCGAACTCCGACCCATCGAGTGCCGCAAACTCACCGCCATCGGCGTCGTGGCGTGGAGTGTCGGCGCCCTCCTTGCCACACTCTTCCTCTGGGCCATCCGACTCACCGACTGGTGGTGGGAACCCGGCTTCGGCACGGGCTGGCGCACCCGCGGCGTCCCCCCCTGGCCCTCCGTGCTCCCCGCCTACGCCGTCGTCTTCTTCACGATCGTGTCGGGCCTCGGCTCCCTCGCCTTCATCCGCCCCCACGCCGGCCTCTCACGCTCCCACCGCTTCCAATCCGCCCTCGGCTCGCTCCTCTACATCCCCCTCGCCCTCACGCTCTACCACATCCTCATCGACATCGACCTCCACGCCCCACGCCCCTATAGCCTCGACGCGGGCGATGTCTCCACGCGGTCCATCTTCCGCATCATCGCCTCGGGCCTCCTCCTGGCCATCATCATCTGCGTCCGCCGCGGCGCCCGCGTCCTGCAGGCGCGGCTCCTCCTCATGCGCGTCGGAGCCCTCGGCCGACAGACCCTCCTCGCCATGATCGGCGTCGTCCTCCTCTGGACCATCGGCGATCTGCTCGTCCTCTACGCCGACCACGCCAACCCCGGCGTCGAGTCCCTCCCACGCAACATCGGGCGCGGGCTCATCCTCGTTGGCTCCCTTCTCTTCACCCTCGGACTCTTCGGCGTCGTCCTCGATACTTGGCGCGTCCGGGGTGTCGTCCTCCAGCCCGCCATCGACCTCGCCGACATGCTCATCCACCGTTCCAATCGACGTGCCGGCCCGTTCACACCACCATCGCCCGATCGATCTCGCGCCTGATCGGCCCGCCGCCACGCCTCTCTACAATCGCCCATGCCAACCCCGACCCAACCCGCATCGCCACTCTTCGCCGGCCAAGCCCCATCCACCCAACGCTTCATCGCCGACCTCAAGCCCTCCCAGAGGGTCAACGGCCTCTTCTCCATCGCCAACGCCCAACTCGGCCGGACCAAGACCGACAAGCCCTACCTCCGCTGCATCCTCGGCGACAAGACCGGCGACATCACCGCGCGCATGTGGTCCATCGATGAGCCCACCTTCCGAAGGCTCCCCGTCGACGGCTTCGTCAGCGTCGAGGGCGAGACCCAGGCGTATCAGGGCGAACTCCAACTCATCATCCACCAGATCGATCCCGCCGAGCCCACGCCCGAGCAGATGCGCGAGCTCCTCCCGACGACCAAGCGCGACATCGCCCAGATGTTCGCCGAGGTCTCGCGACTCCTTGGCACGCTCGAGCACCCCGCCGCCAAGGCCCTCGCCAAGGCCTACCTCGACGACGAGTTCCTCATGCGTGAGTTCCGCCAGGCGCCCGCAGCCAAGAGCATGCACCACGCCTATCTCGGCGGCCTGCTCGAGCACACCCTCACCCTCCTCGACCTCGCCAACCGCGTCTGCCCCCTTTACCCGAAGATCAATCGCGACATCGTCCTCCTCGGCCTCTTCCTCCACGACCTCGGCAAGACCCGCGAACTCGTCTTCGACCGAGCCTTCTCCTATTCCGATCGCGGCGAACTCATCGGGCACATCGTCGAGGGCGCCATCATCCTCCACGACAAGGCCCAACTCGTCATGAAGGAGCAAGGCCTCCGACTCCCGCCGGGGCTCTTGACCGTCCTCCAGCACATCATCATCTCGCACCACGGCGAGCCCGAGTTCGGCGCCGCGAAGATCCCCGCCACCCCCGAGGCCATCCTCGTCTCCATGCTCGACAATCTCGACGCCAAGACCACGATGTCACTCGCCGCCGCCCGCCCGGATCACGCCCAGGAACTCAACGGCAACTTCACCGAGAAACAGTGGGCCCTCTCCACCAAACTCTACAGACCTGATCCGTTGCAGAAATAGTTCGACGCCCCTGGCATCCCTTCGCAATACAATGAGACCATGCTGGTTCTCCACGGTATCACCTTTGACCACGATCGAATCGGTCACGCCTGCCGACGCGCCGCCGTCAAACGTCTCTATCTCTTCGGCTCCATCCTGACCGATCGCTTCGCCCCCGACAGCGACATCGACCTGCTCGTCGAGACCGATCCCGCCAAACCCGCAGGCCTCCTCGCGCTCGGCGGCCTACAGATGGACCTCGCCGAAATCCTCGGAAGACAGGTCCACCTCACGCTGCTAACGGGGGTTCCATCCAAAGATCGCCCGGAACTCCTCGCCCACGCTCGAGCGCTCGATGCCGCCTGATTCGACTCCACCACTGACAAGCGTTCCCGACCCGAACGACCGTCGCCGTCTCGTGCACATGCTCCAGTCCTCTCGCGACGCACAAACCATCGTCGCCGATCTCGACGCACGCTCGCTCGAGGACGACATGCTCCGCTCCCGCGCACTCGTGAACTGCTTTACCGAGATCGGAGAGGCCGCCGTCCGGCTATCACCCGAGGCACGCGCACGCCTGGGATCGATCCCGTGGAGGGACATCATCGGCATGCGCAACATCGTCGTTCACGTCTACTGGGGCATCGACGTCGCACAACTCGTCGCCACTGTTCGCAATGACCTGCCGGCACTCATCGTGGCTCTCGAGCAAGCCCTCGCGGCTTGCCCACCCGATTCCCCCGGCTGATCGGCTCCGCCCTACGCCACGCACAACCGCGACGCCTCACGCACGCACGTGAACACGAACTCTGTGTTCGTCACGTGCGACACCTTCCCCACGCGCTCGCCCCGATGGTTGTGGATCCCGATCTTCGCTCCCACATACCGCTTCGAGGGCACGGCCACCGTCCGCACCACCCCTCCGCCGACTCCACGCGAGACCCGAGTCCCCGCCCACTCGCGCAGCATCCCCTCCATCTCCTCGCGTGACACAAACCCCTCATCGCTGAACGACACCACCAGCGCCCGCGCGTCGATCGCCCGGATCACCTCACGCAGCGCCGCCGCCGCCCGTGGCTTGCTGTTAAACACACTCCGCCTCGACACACAATCCGCCCGCTTGCACGCCACGCCGTACACCTCGGGCTTGTCCCACACCACCAGGCTCTCCCACACGTGATAGTTCCCTAGATACGAGTGCTGGTTGTACGGCGGATCGAGATACGCCACGTCCGCAGAGAGCACCCTCGCCGCGTCTAGCGCCTCCATCTTGTGCGCCTCGCCCTTCCCCCCCACAGCACGCGGCAACACGTCCGGCAGACGCAACTCCAGCCGGTTCGCCGCCCGGGCCGCATACCGCTTGAGATACGCCATCTGCACCCCCGTCGTCGAGTCCACCCGATCCGCCGCCTCCATCAGCGACACCAGCATCACCGCCTCAAGATCCGGCTCCAAACCCTTCCTCGCGATCGCCTCTCGGATCGCATCGATCCGCTCCCCATTCCTCGGCGAGAAGTACCGCGACCGCTCGCAGAACGTCTCCGTGATGTACCCGCCGCCCCCGACCGGCACCTCCATCGCGTTGAACTCGCGCACCAGCAGGCGAGCGTCATCGAGCACGTCCTGCGCGTCCGATTGCACATAGCACGTTGCCAGCGTGTGCGCGTACGCGTTATGGTCGTTCGACACCACGCGATACCCCTCACGCTTGAGCGCGTGCCCCACGCGTGATGTCCCCGAAAACAAATCCAGCACCGTCAGCCCGCCACCCGCGCGCCGCAGCGCGTGCGCACGCCCACCTCTCGACTCCAGGACCGCGCCACGCACGCCCTCCAGAATCGTCGGTATCAGCAGCCGCTTCGAGCCAAGGTACTTGATCATGAGATCGCCACACCCATCGCCGGTCCCATCTATCGGACGCGACCGCCCCGCACACCCAAAACTCGCGATTGTCCATCCCCATTCCCTACGATCCCATGTGACCGACTCGCCCCACGACAACCCCACCGACCCCTTCGACGACGATCACGACGCCGAAGACATGGGCGAGCCCTCAAACCCCGCCGAGCACTCCATCCAGGTCAACTTCGGCCGGCCCATGCCCCTCTTCCCCCTCGACCAGGTCGCCCTGCTCCCCCAGCAGGTCCTCCCCATGCACATCTTCGAGCCGCGCTACCGCCAGATGGTCGAGAATGTCCTCGACACCAATGGCCAGTTCGCTCTCGCCACGTTCGAGGGCGACGAGTGGAAAGACCAGTACCACGCCCGACCACCACTCAAGCCCGCCGTCTGCATCGCCCACATCGTCCAACACGAAAAACTCCCCGACGGCCGCTACAACATCATCGTCCAGGGCATCTGCCGCGCGCGCATCCTCCGCGAACTCCCCGTCCGCGACCGCCGAGAACCAGGCGAACCAGGCCACGGTGAGCCCGGCGTCCACTACCGCGAGGCCATCCTCGAACCCGTCGGCATCGAGCAGCCCCAGAACCAGGACGAGCACCAGGACCTCGCCGACGTCCGCTCCAAACTCGACGACCTGCTCTCCACAGGCCCCCTCCTGCGCATGAACATCGCCGGCTCGCTCCTCGATTACGTCCGCAACTTTGAGATTCCGTTGACCGCCGTCCTCGAACTCGTGGCCTTCAGCCTCGTCCAGCCCCAGACCCTGCGCTACCGCCTCCTCGAAGAGCCAGCCGCCCTCGAACGCGCAAACCTCATCCTCCACGAACTCGACCACCTCTCCCGACTCATCACCAAGGCGCAGACCCAGCACGACGCCGTCGCCGGCGACCAACTCCCCAAAGGCTGCACCTGGAACTAACGAGTTTCAGCAACCCCGGGCGTCGACTCCCCCGCCGCCTGCATCGCCCGCACCAACTCAATCCCAGCCCAGCAGTTCCGCCCGCGCTTCTGCACCATGATGAAGTCCGGATTGAACTTTCCCAAAGGCACCGCCATCAACGCCGGCATGTGCACCTTCAGATACTCCCCGTCGTCCGACATCCCCTCCACGCCCGAATACGGCACCACGATCCCCTTCCGCTGGCCCGTCACGATCTCCACGCCGCGAGGCGTCAAGACCGCCGCCCCCGTCCAGTCCTCGCGAAACTCACCCGACCGCATCCACCGCTCCACGATCACCCCCGCGATCACGTTCTTGATCGCGTCCAACTCATCCTCGCCCTTGAAGTTCTTCGCCAGGAACGTCCGCGACAGCACGCCGTCGGGCTTCTCCTTGTGCCGACCGGAATACGAGATCTTCTTCGCCTTCACCCCGCCCACCGACAACGGCTCCACCACCAACTCCACATCCGTCCCCATATAGATCCCGTTGCGATACCTTCGCGTCACCGTGTACCACAACCCCGCCACACGCTCATACTCCACCGCCTGCACCACACGCCCCAGCATTGTCCGCGTGACCCCACGCTCAAAGAAGTGATACCGAGAAAGTACCCCGCGCATCGCCAACCACGACAACCACAACCCCAAACACCCAAGCACGAAGACCACCACACGAGGCCCCATCGTGAACGGCGTGCCGCCAGGCGTGCTCGGCGCACTCGACGAAGCGATCGCCGTCATCACAAACCCAAGCGCCGTGAAACCAAGCACGATCCCCACAATCCCCAATACGAGCCTCTGCCCAGGCCCCTTTGATCGCGACGTCAGCAGTTCGCCAAATCCTTCCATTGACGATCTCGCAGAATCGTTCATGCACCCTCCGGGAAGTCAGATGTTCGCACCGGATGTTAGCGTTCAGAAACCTCTCGTGCTCAACAACGACCCCTCATCAAAATCAACAAGGCCGCCCCACACGGGACGGCCTCGTTTCGATCACACTCAATACCATTCACTCAGCACATCGACTTCAGGCTCTCCGCCTTGTCCGTCCGCTCCCACGTGAACAAGTCGCCCGACGCCTGCCGCCCGAAGTGACCATGCCGCGCCGTCGGCCGATAGATCGGCTTGCGCAACTGCAGCGTCTCGATGATCCCCCGGGGCGTCAACTTGAAGACCTCGCGGATCGCCTTGCTCATCTTCGCCGGGTCTGCCTTCTCCGTCCCGAAGCACTCCACGTACACACTCGTCGGCTCGGCGACACCGATGGCGTACGACAACTGGATCTCGCACTCATCCGCAAGCCCCGCCGCCACGACGTTCTTCGCGATGTACCGCGCCATGTACGCCGCCGAGCGATCGACCTTCGTCGGGTCCTTTCCGCTGAACGCCCCGCCGCCGTGGCGGCCATACCCGCCGTACGTGTCCACGATGATCTTCCGCCCCGTCAGGCCGCAGTCGCCATGGGGACCGCCGATCTCGAACCGCCCCGTCGGGTTCACGTGCACCGTGATCCCCGGATTCCACCAGTCCTTGAGCACCGGCTTCAAAATCTCATTTTCCACGGCCTTCTTCAGCGCGTCCTGACGCTCGTTCCACGTCTTGTCGTGCTGCGTCGAGAGCACCACCGTGTCCACGCGGACCGGCTTGCTCCCGTCCATCTCCACCGTGACCTGGCTCTTCGCGTCAGGCCGCAGCCCCGGGATGATCCCCTGCTGACGAACCGACGCCTGCTGCTCCACCAATCGATGGGCAAGTTGAATCGGCAGCGGCATCAACTCCGGAGTCTGCCTGCACGCGAACCCGAACATCATCCCCTGATCGCCCGCGCCCTCGCGGTCCACGCCCATCGCGATGTCCGGGCTCTGACGCTTGATGCTGCTCAGCACCGCGCACGACTCATAGTCGAACGCCATATCCCCGCTCGTGTAGCCGATCGCTTTGATCGTCTCACGCACGAGGTCGGGAATCTCGACATACGCCTTCGTCGTCACCTCGCCCGCCACGACCACCATGCCCGTCGAGCACATCGTCTCGCATGCCACTCGCGAGTACGGGTCCTGCTCCAGCATCGCGTCCAGGATCGCGTCCGAGATCTGGTCCGCAACCTTGTCCGGGTGACCCATCGACACCGACTCCGACGTGAACAAACGCGTGCGCGACATACCCACACCTCTCTTCGTGCTGTGCAGAAACACTCTGGAAAACGCCCACGCCAATCCGCCGACGCGGGGGCCACAAGTGTAGAAACTCCATCACCACCCTGCCATCCACAAATCCACACCCCGCGACAGCCCCACTACCCTCCCCCATGCCCTCGCCCTCCACCCGATCCGCCGCCAAACGTCCCAGAAAGTCCACACCAGCCGCGCCCAACGCCCTCACCTACGCCGCCGCGGGAGTGGATATCGACCAGAAGGACGCCTTCACCGAGTCCCTCGACTCGATGCTCAAGAAGACCCACACCACCCGCGTCATCCCCAACCCCGGAGGATTCGCCGGCCTCTTCCGACTCGACTTCAACGCCAAACTCTTCGCACGAAACTACAAGGATCCCGTCCTCGTCGCCTGCTGCGACGGCGTCGGCACCAAGGTCCTCCTCGCCCGCGACCTCAACATCTACAACACCGTCGGCATCGACCTCGTCGCCATGAACGTGAACGACCTCGTCGTCCAGGGTGCCGAGCCTCTCTTCTTCCTCGACTACATCGCCACGCCCAAACTCGACAACGTCTTCCTCCACCAACTCGTCGAGGGCATCGCCAACGCCTGCAAGGCCTGCGACACCGCCCTCCTCGGCGGCGAGACCGCTCACATGCCCGATGTCTATTCCAAAGACGACTTCGACCTCGCCGGGTTCTGCGTCGGCGTCGTCGACCTCAAACGAGCCCAGAACCCCACACGCGTCAAGCCCAACGACGTCATCCTCGGCCTCGAATCCGACGGCATCCACAGCAACGGCTACACCCTCGTCCGCAAGATCATCGAGAAGGCCCAACGAGAGTCCAAGCTCGATCTCAAAATGCCCGAGCCAACTCTCGATCCAACTCGACCGCTCGGCCAGGTCCTCCTCACCCCTACTCGCCTCTACGCCCCGAGCATCACCAGACTCCTCCGTGGCTACCGCGTCAAGAACGTCATCAGCGGCATGGCCCACATCACCGGCAGCGGCATGGCGGGCAACCTCTGCCGGGCGCTCCCCAAAGGTCTCGATGCCCTCGTCGATCGCTCAACCTGGCCACGCCCAGCGCTCTTCTCCTTCCTCCAAGACCACGGCAACGTACCAGAGGAAGAAATGTGGCGCGTCTTCAACATGGGCATCGGCTACTGCGTCATCGTCCGACCCGCCTTCGCCCAGTCCATCATGGACAAACTCGAGAAACTCGGCGAGCGAGTCCACGTCATCGGCAAGGTCGTCCGCGCCAAGTCAACGTCCGCCGAGGGCGCCGTCCGCTTCGTCTGATTCGGCCCTAGGTACCCACGCTCCCCCGTGGAGCTTCGACGACAACCCATTCCCGTGAGGCAGGCAGCCCGCGTGTGTCTACTCCAGCTCCGCACTCGAGAAGGAAACGGTTGCTAGTTCGTGAGCGCGTCAATCTCCCGCCGCGCCATCTCGATATAACCCGGACGCGTCAAGTGATACGGCGACTCAGGCTCCAGCCGATACCCTGACGATTCGATTTCTTCCGCCGTCGTCAGCGAAGAGAGCACAACCACTCGGACCGAGGCGTCAGGCACCAGCAACGGAATACCCGCCG encodes:
- a CDS encoding MoxR family ATPase, translating into MHERISRLRENIRRVYLGDSRSVDHLIRCVLARGHLLIEDVPGVGKTVLATALARSIDCSFSRIQLTPDMLPSDVLGVSVYDRNPATGAGAFTFKPGPIFAQVVLADEINRTPPRTQAALLEAMGEGTVTTEGKTIALPTPFLLIATQNPAEFEGTYPLPENQLDRFLMRIALGYPDPADERRILDLRPSGVRLHELQPVLSATELIELQSLVDGVKLAPALADYIVAIAGASRRSGALALGLSPRGGLALAQVARATALMDGRDYVIPPDITDNLGVVVPHRVIARGAVGAASAAVEDALAEILRQVPAPA
- a CDS encoding HD domain-containing protein translates to MPTPTQPASPLFAGQAPSTQRFIADLKPSQRVNGLFSIANAQLGRTKTDKPYLRCILGDKTGDITARMWSIDEPTFRRLPVDGFVSVEGETQAYQGELQLIIHQIDPAEPTPEQMRELLPTTKRDIAQMFAEVSRLLGTLEHPAAKALAKAYLDDEFLMREFRQAPAAKSMHHAYLGGLLEHTLTLLDLANRVCPLYPKINRDIVLLGLFLHDLGKTRELVFDRAFSYSDRGELIGHIVEGAIILHDKAQLVMKEQGLRLPPGLLTVLQHIIISHHGEPEFGAAKIPATPEAILVSMLDNLDAKTTMSLAAARPDHAQELNGNFTEKQWALSTKLYRPDPLQK
- a CDS encoding nucleotidyltransferase domain-containing protein, which gives rise to MLVLHGITFDHDRIGHACRRAAVKRLYLFGSILTDRFAPDSDIDLLVETDPAKPAGLLALGGLQMDLAEILGRQVHLTLLTGVPSKDRPELLAHARALDAA
- a CDS encoding DUF86 domain-containing protein — encoded protein: MPPDSTPPLTSVPDPNDRRRLVHMLQSSRDAQTIVADLDARSLEDDMLRSRALVNCFTEIGEAAVRLSPEARARLGSIPWRDIIGMRNIVVHVYWGIDVAQLVATVRNDLPALIVALEQALAACPPDSPG
- a CDS encoding DNA adenine methylase, yielding MIKYLGSKRLLIPTILEGVRGAVLESRGGRAHALRRAGGGLTVLDLFSGTSRVGHALKREGYRVVSNDHNAYAHTLATCYVQSDAQDVLDDARLLVREFNAMEVPVGGGGYITETFCERSRYFSPRNGERIDAIREAIARKGLEPDLEAVMLVSLMEAADRVDSTTGVQMAYLKRYAARAANRLELRLPDVLPRAVGGKGEAHKMEALDAARVLSADVAYLDPPYNQHSYLGNYHVWESLVVWDKPEVYGVACKRADCVSRRSVFNSKPRAAAALREVIRAIDARALVVSFSDEGFVSREEMEGMLREWAGTRVSRGVGGGVVRTVAVPSKRYVGAKIGIHNHRGERVGKVSHVTNTEFVFTCVREASRLCVA
- a CDS encoding LON peptidase substrate-binding domain-containing protein, with amino-acid sequence MTDSPHDNPTDPFDDDHDAEDMGEPSNPAEHSIQVNFGRPMPLFPLDQVALLPQQVLPMHIFEPRYRQMVENVLDTNGQFALATFEGDEWKDQYHARPPLKPAVCIAHIVQHEKLPDGRYNIIVQGICRARILRELPVRDRREPGEPGHGEPGVHYREAILEPVGIEQPQNQDEHQDLADVRSKLDDLLSTGPLLRMNIAGSLLDYVRNFEIPLTAVLELVAFSLVQPQTLRYRLLEEPAALERANLILHELDHLSRLITKAQTQHDAVAGDQLPKGCTWN
- a CDS encoding methionine adenosyltransferase, whose product is MSRTRLFTSESVSMGHPDKVADQISDAILDAMLEQDPYSRVACETMCSTGMVVVAGEVTTKAYVEIPDLVRETIKAIGYTSGDMAFDYESCAVLSSIKRQSPDIAMGVDREGAGDQGMMFGFACRQTPELMPLPIQLAHRLVEQQASVRQQGIIPGLRPDAKSQVTVEMDGSKPVRVDTVVLSTQHDKTWNERQDALKKAVENEILKPVLKDWWNPGITVHVNPTGRFEIGGPHGDCGLTGRKIIVDTYGGYGRHGGGAFSGKDPTKVDRSAAYMARYIAKNVVAAGLADECEIQLSYAIGVAEPTSVYVECFGTEKADPAKMSKAIREVFKLTPRGIIETLQLRKPIYRPTARHGHFGRQASGDLFTWERTDKAESLKSMC
- a CDS encoding phosphoribosylformylglycinamidine cyclo-ligase, giving the protein MPSPSTRSAAKRPRKSTPAAPNALTYAAAGVDIDQKDAFTESLDSMLKKTHTTRVIPNPGGFAGLFRLDFNAKLFARNYKDPVLVACCDGVGTKVLLARDLNIYNTVGIDLVAMNVNDLVVQGAEPLFFLDYIATPKLDNVFLHQLVEGIANACKACDTALLGGETAHMPDVYSKDDFDLAGFCVGVVDLKRAQNPTRVKPNDVILGLESDGIHSNGYTLVRKIIEKAQRESKLDLKMPEPTLDPTRPLGQVLLTPTRLYAPSITRLLRGYRVKNVISGMAHITGSGMAGNLCRALPKGLDALVDRSTWPRPALFSFLQDHGNVPEEEMWRVFNMGIGYCVIVRPAFAQSIMDKLEKLGERVHVIGKVVRAKSTSAEGAVRFV